In Myxococcus stipitatus, the following are encoded in one genomic region:
- a CDS encoding CapA family protein has protein sequence MRHAALLLLLFAACHPRPAAVADAPSAPTPAPQDAGTPAPAPVASPQDAGPPARPITLLVGGDVTLGHNHQKFFDDQVAQGRSREEMLAYGFKEVRALDDASDLFVVNLECPFTEGGEKLAKNFNFRARPELVGALLAGGVDAVSLANNHLMDYGAQGLVDTLVTLEAARIPYFGAGRNLAEARKPALITVGGVRVALLGYFFLGERNIEPPEVYATETTPGVAGHFSDVGVMERMLREDILAAKHQADVVLPFFHWGREGTYVPEPYQVRLAHAAIDAGASGVLGSHPHVLQAMELHRGAPVVYSLGNFVFGGNWNPRDKRGALWKGRFGPGGYLSSEVFPLRTDRFPELPFQPVPVTGEAAEEVFRLLVNSSATMERMLPELEPWARPAPSPSTGGRE, from the coding sequence ATGCGCCACGCCGCCTTGCTGCTGTTGCTGTTCGCCGCCTGTCATCCACGCCCCGCCGCGGTGGCGGACGCCCCCTCCGCCCCCACCCCGGCCCCCCAGGACGCCGGCACGCCCGCCCCCGCCCCGGTCGCCAGCCCCCAGGACGCCGGCCCCCCCGCCCGCCCCATCACCCTGCTGGTGGGCGGCGACGTGACGCTGGGCCACAACCACCAGAAGTTCTTCGACGACCAGGTGGCCCAGGGCCGCTCCCGCGAGGAGATGCTCGCCTACGGGTTCAAGGAGGTGCGGGCGCTGGACGACGCCTCCGACCTCTTCGTCGTCAACCTGGAGTGCCCCTTCACCGAGGGCGGCGAGAAGCTGGCCAAGAACTTCAACTTCCGCGCGCGCCCGGAGCTGGTCGGAGCGCTCCTGGCCGGCGGGGTGGACGCGGTGAGCCTGGCCAACAATCACCTCATGGACTACGGCGCCCAGGGGCTGGTGGACACGCTGGTCACGCTGGAGGCGGCGCGAATCCCCTACTTCGGAGCCGGGCGCAACCTCGCCGAGGCGCGCAAGCCCGCCCTCATCACCGTGGGCGGCGTGCGGGTGGCGCTCCTGGGGTACTTCTTCCTGGGCGAGCGGAACATCGAGCCGCCGGAGGTCTACGCCACGGAGACGACGCCGGGTGTCGCCGGCCACTTCTCCGACGTGGGCGTCATGGAGCGGATGCTGCGCGAGGACATCCTCGCCGCGAAGCACCAGGCGGATGTGGTGTTGCCCTTCTTCCACTGGGGCCGCGAGGGCACCTATGTCCCGGAGCCCTATCAAGTCCGGCTGGCCCACGCCGCCATCGACGCGGGGGCCTCTGGAGTGCTCGGCAGCCATCCCCACGTGCTCCAGGCCATGGAGCTGCACCGGGGCGCGCCTGTCGTCTACTCCCTGGGCAACTTCGTCTTCGGGGGGAACTGGAACCCGCGCGACAAGCGGGGGGCCCTGTGGAAGGGCCGCTTCGGTCCGGGGGGTTACCTCTCCAGTGAGGTGTTCCCGCTGCGCACGGACCGTTTTCCCGAGCTCCCCTTCCAGCCCGTGCCCGTCACCGGGGAGGCGGCCGAGGAGGTGTTTCGACTGCTGGTCAACAGCTCCGCGACGATGGAGCGCATGCTCCCCGAGCTGGAGCCGTGGGCCCGGCCGGCTCCCTCCCCCTCGACTGGAGGGAGGGAGTAA
- a CDS encoding tetratricopeptide repeat protein: MAREKDNIALSDEHNTRGIELADRGWLDEAIKEFKKAIDLDPSSAHAHDNLATVYAEKKLFREALGEYLTALKLEPESATAHYNLACFLSTHAGEMAVEEYKEAIELDPEYPDAHLNLGLTYADQGRVEEAMRELQAAIELDPQDAFPRHELAALMMDEGDYRSAITLLKEVVRLEPENFEAQLDLGICYAQKGFYAEAERAYERARALNAEDLLLNYNLSALYALWGRPKDAVQYLKAALTADRQKVMGWLSTDPMFDALKGDADFEALF, from the coding sequence ATGGCCCGGGAAAAGGACAACATCGCGCTCTCCGACGAGCACAACACTCGCGGAATCGAGCTGGCGGACCGGGGTTGGCTGGACGAGGCCATCAAGGAGTTCAAGAAGGCCATCGACCTGGACCCGAGCTCGGCCCACGCGCACGACAACCTGGCGACCGTCTACGCGGAGAAGAAGCTCTTCCGCGAGGCGCTCGGCGAGTACCTGACGGCCTTGAAGCTGGAGCCGGAGAGCGCCACGGCGCACTACAACCTGGCCTGCTTCCTCTCCACCCACGCCGGGGAGATGGCGGTGGAGGAGTACAAGGAGGCCATCGAGTTGGACCCGGAGTATCCGGACGCGCACCTCAATCTGGGCCTCACGTACGCGGACCAGGGGCGGGTGGAAGAGGCCATGCGCGAGCTCCAGGCGGCCATCGAGCTGGACCCGCAGGACGCGTTCCCCCGGCACGAGCTGGCGGCGCTGATGATGGACGAGGGCGACTACCGCTCCGCGATTACGCTGCTGAAGGAAGTGGTGCGGCTGGAGCCGGAGAACTTCGAGGCGCAGCTGGACCTGGGCATCTGCTACGCGCAGAAGGGCTTCTACGCGGAGGCCGAGCGGGCCTATGAGCGCGCCCGCGCCCTCAACGCGGAGGACCTGCTGCTCAACTACAACCTGTCGGCGCTGTATGCGCTGTGGGGCCGGCCGAAGGACGCCGTGCAATACCTGAAGGCGGCGCTCACGGCGGACCGCCAGAAGGTGATGGGGTGGTTGTCGACGGACCCCATGTTCGACGCGCTCAAGGGCGACGCCGACTTCGAAGCACTTTTCTGA
- a CDS encoding hemolysin family protein: MGMEWVFLGLAILLVFANGFFVATEFAIVKIRATRLQSLVDEGQPGAAQALRMVEKLDAYLSATQFGITLASLGLGWLGEPAFAKLLEPVLTKLVPEGGSTTLAHTASVVIGFSIITFLHIVLGELAPKSLAIQRAEATTLAVALPMRAFYFLFYPAIVLLNGLAAWVLRVFGLQSVGEAHEAHSEDELRVILHSSAQAGAITTARAELLERALEMAQKTARQVMVPRNQVKFLDVEEPLEKCIADARAAGHTWLPVCRGNLDEVEGVVNAKDLFFLLSRGELRSLAQVQRPVLFIPENATLEQLLAEFRRRRRQTALVVDEHGGTSGLVTIADVVAEVVGDVAELGRRVEEVRSLPGGRFELPGTAQLDDLEERLDVTFDLDEDEEGEVTTIAGYLMAKLGRVPEKGDSLKLDMWRIQVEEVDGPRVVRVTVEPQSRTAPRSPTDAPAASASGEPAPGPGEVPPASSGGESSGA; the protein is encoded by the coding sequence ATGGGAATGGAATGGGTGTTCCTGGGGCTGGCGATCCTCCTGGTCTTCGCCAACGGGTTCTTCGTGGCGACCGAGTTCGCCATCGTGAAGATTCGCGCCACGCGGCTCCAGTCGCTGGTGGATGAAGGCCAGCCGGGTGCGGCACAGGCGCTGCGCATGGTGGAGAAGCTGGACGCGTATCTCTCCGCCACGCAGTTTGGAATCACGCTGGCCTCGCTGGGGCTGGGCTGGTTGGGTGAGCCCGCCTTCGCCAAGCTGCTGGAGCCGGTGCTGACGAAGCTGGTGCCTGAGGGTGGCAGCACGACGCTGGCCCACACCGCGTCGGTGGTCATCGGCTTCAGCATCATCACCTTCCTGCACATCGTGCTGGGGGAGCTGGCGCCCAAGAGCCTGGCGATTCAGCGCGCCGAGGCGACGACGCTCGCGGTGGCGCTGCCGATGCGGGCGTTCTACTTCCTCTTCTACCCGGCCATCGTCCTGCTCAACGGGCTGGCGGCATGGGTGCTGCGCGTCTTCGGCCTCCAGTCGGTGGGAGAGGCACACGAGGCGCACAGCGAGGACGAGCTGCGCGTCATCCTGCACAGCTCCGCCCAGGCGGGCGCCATCACCACGGCGCGCGCGGAGCTCCTGGAGCGCGCGCTGGAGATGGCGCAGAAGACGGCGCGCCAGGTGATGGTGCCTCGCAACCAGGTGAAGTTCCTGGACGTGGAGGAGCCGCTGGAGAAGTGCATCGCGGACGCGCGAGCGGCGGGCCACACGTGGCTGCCCGTATGCCGGGGCAACCTGGACGAGGTGGAAGGCGTGGTGAACGCCAAGGACCTCTTCTTCCTCCTGTCCCGGGGCGAGCTGCGCAGCCTGGCGCAGGTGCAGCGGCCGGTGCTCTTCATCCCGGAGAACGCGACGCTGGAGCAGCTGCTCGCGGAGTTCCGCCGCCGCCGCCGGCAGACGGCGCTGGTGGTGGACGAGCACGGCGGCACGTCGGGGTTGGTCACCATCGCGGACGTGGTGGCGGAAGTCGTGGGCGACGTGGCGGAGCTCGGGCGGCGGGTGGAGGAGGTGCGCTCGTTGCCGGGCGGACGCTTCGAGCTGCCGGGCACCGCGCAGCTGGATGACCTGGAGGAGCGGCTGGACGTCACCTTCGACCTCGACGAGGACGAGGAGGGAGAGGTCACGACCATCGCCGGCTACCTGATGGCGAAGCTGGGGCGTGTGCCCGAGAAGGGGGACTCGCTGAAGCTGGACATGTGGCGCATCCAGGTGGAGGAGGTGGATGGGCCTCGCGTGGTTCGCGTGACGGTGGAGCCTCAGTCGCGGACGGCGCCGCGCTCGCCCACGGATGCTCCGGCCGCGTCGGCCTCCGGCGAGCCCGCTCCGGGCCCGGGCGAGGTGCCCCCGGCGTCCTCCGGCGGCGAGTCCTCCGGCGCCTGA